From one Caldithrix abyssi DSM 13497 genomic stretch:
- a CDS encoding Zn-ribbon domain-containing OB-fold protein, with amino-acid sequence MDIPRYWRLRNQRYHLQGAKCEQCGQLYFPPRAVCPACKSRSMSAYRFKGTGRVYSHSLLYQTSDRFEGQAPYVVAIVELEEGVRVTAQLTDVDVDEVAVGMPVEMVVRKIYEEGDAGPIVYGYKFRPLFTRQD; translated from the coding sequence ATGGATATACCACGTTACTGGCGATTGCGCAATCAAAGGTATCATCTGCAAGGCGCAAAATGCGAGCAATGCGGCCAACTATATTTTCCGCCGCGCGCCGTCTGTCCGGCCTGTAAGTCTCGTTCTATGTCCGCTTACCGATTTAAGGGAACCGGCAGAGTGTACAGCCATTCGTTGCTCTACCAGACTTCCGATCGCTTTGAGGGGCAGGCGCCGTATGTGGTGGCCATTGTGGAACTGGAGGAGGGCGTGCGCGTAACGGCTCAATTGACCGATGTGGATGTTGATGAAGTGGCCGTGGGCATGCCCGTTGAAATGGTGGTGCGCAAAATCTACGAAGAGGGCGATGCCGGCCCCATCGTCTATGGCTACAAGTTCAGGCCGCTGTTTACCAGGCAGGACTGA
- a CDS encoding hydroxymethylglutaryl-CoA synthase — MQTVMKPERGIGIVGYGAYVPRYRIKSKTIAAVWRGEQTGNQLPVKQKSVPGLDEDTITMSIEAGQNALLRAGIEPQKIRAVWIGSESHPYAVKPSGTVVAQALGIAPANTAGDFEFACKAGTEAMQAAIGYVGSGMADYALAIGMDTAQGRPGDALEYTAAAGGAAFIMGAAEIALAVLKGAYSYVTDTPDFFRRNHQKFPEHGNRFTGEPAYFHHIGTAAATLMEALNLKAQDFRFAVFHQPNQKFPEKIAAKLGFTQEQYNAGLLAPQIGNTYAGSAMLGLTAILDEARPGDLILTVSFGSGAGSDAFCFEVSEKIVERRNRAPLTANYIERARFIDYSQYARFRDKIRKS, encoded by the coding sequence ATGCAAACAGTCATGAAGCCCGAACGCGGCATTGGGATTGTCGGTTACGGCGCCTATGTTCCTCGTTACCGCATTAAAAGCAAAACCATCGCCGCCGTGTGGCGGGGAGAGCAGACGGGCAATCAATTACCTGTAAAACAGAAAAGCGTGCCAGGCTTAGATGAGGACACGATTACCATGAGCATCGAAGCCGGGCAAAACGCCTTGTTGCGGGCGGGAATTGAACCGCAAAAGATTCGCGCCGTGTGGATCGGTAGCGAATCGCATCCGTATGCGGTCAAGCCCAGCGGAACGGTGGTGGCTCAGGCGTTGGGCATTGCTCCGGCGAACACGGCCGGTGATTTTGAATTTGCCTGCAAGGCGGGCACCGAAGCCATGCAGGCCGCCATCGGCTACGTGGGCAGCGGGATGGCCGACTATGCGCTGGCCATTGGCATGGACACGGCCCAGGGGCGGCCGGGCGATGCGCTGGAATACACCGCGGCTGCAGGCGGCGCAGCTTTTATTATGGGCGCGGCAGAAATTGCGCTGGCCGTTCTAAAAGGCGCCTACAGTTACGTAACAGACACGCCCGATTTTTTTCGCCGCAATCATCAAAAATTCCCGGAGCACGGCAATCGCTTTACCGGCGAACCGGCTTATTTTCACCATATCGGGACGGCCGCCGCCACATTAATGGAAGCATTGAACTTAAAAGCGCAAGATTTCCGCTTTGCCGTCTTCCATCAACCAAATCAAAAATTTCCGGAAAAGATCGCCGCAAAACTGGGCTTTACTCAGGAACAATACAACGCGGGTTTACTCGCTCCGCAGATTGGTAACACCTATGCCGGATCAGCGATGCTGGGCTTAACGGCCATTCTGGATGAGGCCCGCCCTGGCGATCTGATTCTGACAGTCAGCTTTGGTTCAGGCGCCGGCAGCGATGCCTTTTGTTTTGAAGTAAGCGAAAAAATCGTTGAACGACGAAACCGCGCGCCATTGACCGCCAATTACATTGAGCGCGCCCGATTCATCGATTACAGTCAGTACGCGCGCTTTCGTGATAAGATTCGGAAGAGTTGA
- the hisB gene encoding bifunctional histidinol-phosphatase/imidazoleglycerol-phosphate dehydratase HisB yields MKRVLFIDRDGTIIKEPEDEQIDSFEKLDFLPNVISSLKKIARELDFELVMVTNQDGLGTQSFPEETFWPVHHLMLRVLASEGIEFKDILIDRTFPQDNAPTRKPGTAMLTHYMQGDYDLANSFVIGDRESDVRLAKNLGARAIFLSEESNPDADLCTTDWREVYRFLKLKRRVVAVERKTRETQIELRLNLDGNGMFALQSGIGFFDHMLELFAKNAGFDLSGTLQGDLHVDEHHLVEDTALVLGEAVRKGLGDMRGVQRYGFVLPMDESLARVAIDFCGRSTLVWKAKFRREKIGDMPTELFEHFFKSFAESAKCALHIKVKGENEHHKIEAVFKAFGRALKQAVKRDAERMEIPSTKGVL; encoded by the coding sequence GTGAAACGTGTTCTTTTTATCGATCGTGACGGAACCATCATTAAGGAACCGGAAGACGAGCAGATCGATTCATTTGAAAAATTGGATTTTTTACCCAATGTTATTTCTTCTTTAAAGAAAATTGCCCGGGAACTTGATTTTGAACTAGTCATGGTGACCAATCAGGATGGGCTTGGAACGCAGAGCTTTCCGGAAGAGACCTTCTGGCCAGTACACCATTTAATGTTGCGCGTTCTGGCCAGCGAAGGCATAGAGTTCAAAGACATTTTGATTGATCGGACGTTTCCGCAGGATAATGCTCCGACACGCAAACCTGGCACAGCCATGCTAACGCACTACATGCAAGGTGATTACGACCTGGCGAATTCCTTTGTCATTGGCGATCGTGAAAGCGATGTGCGGCTGGCAAAAAATCTGGGAGCCCGTGCCATATTCCTATCGGAAGAATCAAATCCTGATGCGGATTTGTGCACAACCGATTGGCGAGAGGTTTACCGCTTTTTGAAATTGAAGCGCCGCGTGGTTGCCGTTGAACGCAAGACCAGAGAAACGCAGATTGAACTCAGGCTTAATCTTGATGGTAACGGTATGTTCGCTTTACAATCCGGTATTGGATTTTTTGACCACATGCTGGAATTGTTTGCCAAAAACGCCGGATTTGATTTGAGCGGTACTTTACAGGGCGACTTGCACGTGGATGAGCATCATCTGGTGGAAGATACCGCTCTGGTTTTAGGAGAAGCCGTGCGTAAAGGTCTGGGCGATATGCGTGGTGTTCAACGTTACGGTTTTGTGTTGCCCATGGACGAATCGTTAGCCCGCGTGGCCATTGATTTTTGCGGGCGTAGCACCCTGGTCTGGAAGGCCAAATTTCGCCGTGAAAAAATTGGCGATATGCCCACGGAATTATTTGAGCATTTTTTTAAATCGTTTGCCGAAAGCGCCAAATGTGCCTTACATATAAAAGTAAAAGGCGAAAACGAGCACCACAAAATAGAAGCGGTTTTTAAAGCCTTTGGTAGGGCGCTTAAACAGGCCGTAAAGCGTGATGCAGAAAGAATGGAAATACCCAGCACAAAAGGGGTGTTGTGA
- the hisC gene encoding histidinol-phosphate transaminase, translating into MTFNPDKLVRENIKRLKPYTSARDEFSGAAMVFLDANENAYGAPLTQSVLNRYPDPYQKKLKEKIASWLGVKSEQIFLGNGSDEAIDLLLRVFGQPAKDAVLVMPPTYGMYTVSAQINDLKVVEAPLTPDFEMDREVVERTLSGQVKLVFVCSPNNPTGNVFPQEDIVWLLENSGKIVIVDEAYIDFAPDKSVLSLINRYPNLVVLRTFSKAWGSATIRLGMAFADPKIIHWLNKIKMPYNVNGLTQKVALDLLENVDQKNEQLAKILAQRRWLKENLEKLKIVQKVFSSDANFLLVRFERAREAYRFLMEGGIIVRDRTNQLHCENCLRITVGTEEENRKLIERLEEFELKCASV; encoded by the coding sequence ATGACGTTTAATCCGGACAAACTGGTCAGAGAAAATATTAAACGACTAAAACCTTACACCTCGGCGCGCGATGAGTTTTCTGGCGCGGCCATGGTCTTTTTGGATGCCAATGAAAACGCTTATGGAGCTCCGTTGACGCAAAGCGTTTTAAATCGTTATCCCGATCCTTATCAGAAGAAGTTGAAGGAGAAAATTGCTTCCTGGTTAGGTGTGAAATCAGAACAGATCTTTTTAGGCAACGGCAGCGACGAGGCCATCGATCTACTGCTGCGCGTTTTTGGTCAACCGGCAAAAGATGCGGTGTTGGTCATGCCGCCGACCTATGGCATGTACACGGTGAGCGCGCAAATTAATGATTTGAAAGTGGTGGAAGCGCCATTGACGCCCGACTTTGAAATGGATCGGGAGGTTGTTGAGCGGACGTTAAGCGGCCAGGTCAAACTGGTTTTTGTCTGCTCGCCGAACAATCCCACCGGTAATGTTTTTCCGCAGGAAGACATTGTCTGGCTTCTGGAAAATTCAGGAAAAATCGTGATTGTGGATGAGGCGTACATCGATTTTGCGCCAGATAAAAGCGTTTTGTCCCTGATTAATCGATATCCGAATCTGGTTGTTTTGCGCACCTTTTCCAAAGCATGGGGCAGCGCAACCATTCGCCTGGGGATGGCTTTTGCCGATCCGAAGATCATTCATTGGTTAAACAAGATTAAAATGCCCTACAATGTCAACGGTCTTACTCAAAAGGTGGCGCTTGACCTGCTGGAAAACGTCGATCAAAAAAACGAACAGCTGGCTAAAATTTTAGCCCAGCGTCGCTGGTTAAAAGAAAATCTGGAAAAACTTAAAATCGTACAAAAGGTATTTTCGTCGGACGCCAATTTTTTGCTGGTGCGTTTCGAGCGCGCCCGCGAGGCGTACCGCTTTTTGATGGAAGGCGGCATTATCGTTCGTGATCGGACCAATCAACTGCACTGCGAAAACTGCCTGCGCATTACCGTAGGCACGGAAGAAGAGAATAGAAAACTGATCGAACGATTGGAAGAATTTGAGCTTAAATGTGCAAGCGTTTAA
- a CDS encoding thiolase domain-containing protein yields the protein MKRVAIIGIGQTPVREHWDRSLRELAVDALWQALDDAQRNEIDGLYVGNMLGGVLSEQEHLGALIADFAGFAGIEAVKVEGACASGAAAFRQGVLAIASGQKKCVAVVGVEKLTEHAGWHSTGALATAADADFETSLGLTFVALNALIKQRFMFEHKLTKEPFAHFPVLAHHNAQYNPHAMFRQPISVEQYLKAKMIAEPINLLDSSPIADGAAAVILAPLDELQKNDRRLVEVLACEVGTDSVALHDRKNLLMLQGVQMSAQRAFKTAGLTPREISFFEPHDAFSIMTALSIEASGFMIATEALKHADNGYFAIDGRLPICTMGGLKGRGHPVGATGIYQVVEATMQLRGEAPSAIQVARPRYGMTQNIGGTGATVVTTILKGKS from the coding sequence ATGAAGAGAGTAGCGATTATTGGAATCGGGCAAACGCCCGTACGTGAACACTGGGATCGTTCATTGCGCGAGCTGGCGGTTGACGCCCTGTGGCAAGCGCTGGACGACGCCCAGCGCAATGAAATCGACGGTTTGTATGTGGGCAACATGTTGGGCGGTGTGTTGAGCGAACAGGAGCATCTGGGCGCTTTGATCGCCGATTTTGCCGGATTTGCCGGAATAGAGGCCGTTAAAGTGGAGGGCGCCTGCGCTTCCGGCGCTGCCGCTTTCAGGCAGGGCGTACTGGCCATTGCCAGCGGACAAAAAAAATGCGTTGCCGTGGTGGGCGTGGAAAAATTGACCGAGCACGCCGGATGGCATTCTACCGGCGCGCTGGCCACAGCGGCCGACGCCGATTTTGAAACTTCGCTGGGGCTGACCTTTGTGGCTCTGAATGCGCTGATCAAACAACGCTTTATGTTTGAACATAAGCTGACCAAAGAGCCGTTTGCTCATTTTCCGGTGTTGGCTCATCATAATGCGCAGTACAATCCCCATGCCATGTTTCGCCAGCCGATTTCCGTTGAACAGTACCTGAAGGCAAAGATGATTGCCGAGCCCATCAATCTGCTCGATTCCAGTCCCATTGCCGATGGGGCGGCCGCCGTTATTCTGGCGCCGCTGGATGAATTACAAAAGAACGATCGGCGGCTTGTGGAGGTGCTGGCCTGCGAGGTGGGTACGGATAGTGTTGCATTGCATGATCGGAAAAACCTGCTTATGTTGCAAGGCGTTCAGATGAGCGCGCAACGGGCCTTTAAAACGGCAGGCCTTACGCCGCGAGAGATCAGCTTTTTTGAACCGCACGATGCCTTTAGCATCATGACCGCGCTGTCCATTGAAGCCAGCGGTTTTATGATCGCCACGGAGGCCTTAAAGCATGCCGACAATGGCTATTTTGCCATCGACGGTCGGTTGCCTATCTGTACCATGGGCGGCTTAAAGGGCAGAGGACATCCCGTGGGCGCAACCGGCATTTACCAGGTGGTGGAAGCAACCATGCAGTTACGCGGCGAGGCGCCTTCCGCCATTCAGGTGGCCAGGCCGCGCTATGGAATGACGCAGAATATCGGCGGTACAGGCGCAACGGTGGTGACCACGATTCTGAAGGGGAAGAGTTGA
- a CDS encoding threonine aldolase family protein: MEIKRSFASDNNAGVHPQVMKALQDCNVGHEIGYGDDPYTMRATERFKEHFGGQTGVYFVYGGTGANVTGLQVLLKPYQAVLCAETAHIYVDECGAPEKFTGCKLMPIKTKDGKLRVEQLEPFLSMLNFEHHVQPAVISITQPTEMGTVYTVEEIKAIARFAKANNMRLHMDGARLANAAACLDLPFKSFTVDAGVDVLSFGGTKNGLMFGEAVLIFNPLFQQDFKYIRKQGMQLHSKMRYIAAQFDAYLKDDLWLKNARQANRMAQMLAERIKEIPQITITQAVQTNGVFAVVPPQIIEPLKKEYFFYIWNAAAHEVRWMTSFDTTEQDIENFVNTLKRILKKYLT; encoded by the coding sequence ATGGAAATAAAACGCAGTTTTGCCAGCGACAATAATGCAGGCGTACATCCACAAGTGATGAAGGCCCTGCAGGACTGCAATGTGGGCCATGAGATCGGTTATGGCGACGATCCTTACACCATGCGCGCCACGGAACGGTTTAAAGAACATTTTGGGGGGCAGACCGGGGTCTATTTTGTTTACGGCGGCACGGGCGCCAACGTAACCGGCTTACAGGTTTTACTTAAGCCCTATCAGGCCGTGCTCTGCGCAGAAACCGCTCACATTTACGTGGACGAGTGCGGCGCTCCGGAAAAATTCACAGGCTGCAAATTAATGCCCATTAAAACGAAAGACGGAAAGCTACGTGTTGAACAACTGGAGCCCTTTTTGAGCATGCTTAACTTTGAACATCACGTTCAGCCGGCGGTGATATCCATTACGCAGCCCACGGAAATGGGCACCGTTTATACCGTGGAAGAAATTAAAGCCATTGCCCGTTTTGCAAAGGCGAACAACATGCGTTTGCACATGGACGGCGCCCGTCTGGCCAATGCCGCGGCCTGTCTGGATCTGCCGTTTAAGTCCTTTACCGTGGATGCCGGCGTGGACGTGCTGTCGTTTGGCGGCACAAAGAACGGCCTGATGTTCGGCGAGGCGGTGCTGATTTTTAATCCTCTTTTTCAGCAAGATTTTAAATATATTCGTAAGCAGGGCATGCAATTACATTCCAAGATGCGTTACATCGCCGCTCAATTTGATGCCTACCTGAAAGACGATTTGTGGTTGAAAAACGCGCGTCAGGCCAATCGCATGGCGCAGATGCTTGCTGAAAGAATCAAAGAAATTCCGCAAATAACGATAACGCAAGCGGTGCAAACCAACGGCGTGTTTGCCGTGGTGCCCCCACAGATCATTGAGCCCTTGAAAAAAGAGTACTTTTTTTATATCTGGAATGCCGCCGCTCATGAGGTGCGCTGGATGACCTCCTTTGACACCACCGAACAGGATATCGAGAATTTTGTAAACACATTAAAACGCATATTAAAAAAATATTTGACATAA
- a CDS encoding GAF domain-containing protein, with product MIEVPDLANLSKEVFYELLYRQARAMVEDERDAIANMANLSALLFYSMENINWAGFYLLKREDELVLGPFQGKPACVRIKVGSGVCGTAVKKEKTLIVDDVHQFPGHIACDSASNSEIVVPMIKNGKMLGVLDIDSPMLKRFSEADRIGLERIVKVLLEYTDF from the coding sequence ATGATCGAAGTTCCAGATTTAGCGAATTTATCTAAAGAAGTATTTTACGAGCTTTTGTACCGTCAGGCCAGAGCCATGGTCGAAGATGAGCGCGATGCGATCGCCAACATGGCCAATCTTTCGGCCTTGTTGTTTTATTCTATGGAGAATATCAACTGGGCTGGCTTCTATTTGTTGAAAAGGGAAGATGAACTGGTGCTGGGGCCGTTTCAGGGAAAGCCGGCCTGTGTGCGCATTAAGGTGGGCAGCGGCGTGTGCGGCACGGCCGTTAAAAAGGAAAAAACGCTCATCGTTGACGATGTGCATCAATTCCCCGGGCACATTGCTTGTGACAGCGCTTCCAATTCGGAAATCGTTGTGCCCATGATCAAAAACGGAAAAATGCTGGGCGTGCTGGATATCGATTCTCCCATGTTGAAGCGCTTTAGCGAAGCGGATCGTATTGGGCTGGAACGGATTGTAAAGGTTTTACTCGAATACACGGATTTTTAA
- the hisD gene encoding histidinol dehydrogenase, translating to MEVFKYPAKEQWPELLKRPQTDQEELRQKVVQIINNVKTQGDQTLIQFARHYDKVELDSVTVSEEEWAQASDSLSLKLKEAIDVARSNIEKFHRSQKPIENYIETSPGVWCWRKAVPIEKVGLYIPGGTAPLISTFLMLAVPASLAGCREIVVCTPPNKEASVHPAILHIARSLGITKVFKAGGAQAIAAMAYGTESIPSVYKIFGPGNRFVTMAKQLVSMDGVGIDLPAGPSEVTVIADHTANADFIAADLLSQAEHGIDSQVMLILTDETLISKVQQALEQQLQTLPRAKTARLAFQNSRIFLVENSAQAIELSNAYAPEHLIIVTEDAEELAEKVVNAGSVFIGPWTPEAAGDYASGTNHTLPTHGYAFSYSGVSLESFMKVISFQKISESGLRAIGRAIMELAEAEGLEAHRRAVTIRLDKISKLLAKDNKNGEGNDV from the coding sequence ATGGAAGTATTTAAATATCCTGCAAAGGAGCAATGGCCGGAATTATTGAAGCGGCCGCAGACGGATCAGGAAGAATTACGCCAGAAGGTGGTTCAGATCATCAATAATGTAAAAACACAGGGCGACCAGACCCTGATCCAGTTTGCCAGACATTACGACAAGGTCGAACTGGACTCGGTGACCGTTTCTGAAGAGGAATGGGCGCAGGCCAGCGACAGTCTTTCTTTAAAACTGAAAGAAGCGATCGATGTGGCGCGATCTAATATCGAAAAATTTCATCGTTCGCAAAAGCCCATCGAAAATTACATCGAAACTTCGCCGGGCGTATGGTGCTGGCGCAAGGCGGTGCCCATCGAAAAAGTAGGGCTTTACATTCCGGGTGGCACGGCGCCGTTAATCTCCACTTTTTTGATGTTGGCCGTTCCGGCCAGTCTTGCCGGTTGCCGGGAAATCGTTGTCTGTACGCCGCCCAATAAAGAAGCTTCGGTTCATCCGGCTATTTTGCACATTGCGCGCAGTCTGGGCATTACAAAAGTTTTTAAAGCCGGAGGCGCCCAGGCCATTGCCGCCATGGCTTACGGTACGGAAAGCATTCCTTCTGTGTACAAAATATTCGGGCCGGGCAACCGCTTTGTTACCATGGCCAAACAACTGGTGAGCATGGATGGCGTGGGCATTGACCTGCCTGCGGGACCATCGGAGGTGACCGTTATTGCCGATCACACGGCTAATGCCGATTTTATTGCAGCCGATTTGCTCTCCCAGGCAGAACACGGCATTGACAGTCAGGTGATGCTCATTTTAACAGACGAGACCTTAATCAGTAAGGTTCAGCAAGCGCTTGAACAGCAGCTGCAAACTCTGCCGCGGGCCAAGACCGCCCGGCTGGCGTTTCAGAATTCTCGCATTTTTCTGGTGGAAAATAGCGCACAGGCCATTGAGTTATCTAACGCCTACGCTCCGGAGCATTTGATCATTGTTACCGAAGACGCCGAGGAGCTGGCGGAAAAAGTGGTTAACGCCGGTTCGGTTTTTATTGGCCCATGGACGCCTGAAGCGGCCGGCGATTACGCTTCCGGAACCAATCACACTTTGCCTACCCATGGCTATGCGTTTAGCTACAGCGGGGTGTCGCTGGAAAGCTTCATGAAAGTTATTTCGTTCCAGAAGATTTCTGAAAGCGGTTTACGCGCCATTGGTCGCGCGATTATGGAACTGGCCGAGGCCGAAGGTCTGGAGGCGCACAGGCGAGCGGTTACCATCCGGCTGGATAAAATTTCTAAACTGCTTGCCAAGGACAACAAAAACGGAGAAGGGAATGACGTTTAA
- the hisG gene encoding ATP phosphoribosyltransferase produces the protein MLTLAVQKSGRLSEKTLRLLEECGIQIGNGGKGKLKAVSSTFPLEILYLRDDDIPECVADGIAHVGIVGANVVFEKDREVEIVEGLGFARCRMSIAVPKEMDYKGLADLNGLKIATSFPRILSKYLQENHVQAEIHEINGSVEIAPSIGLADVIFDIVSTGSTLLSNSLKEVETVLHSEAVLIAHPGMDAEKRALLEQLIFRIKAVLKAKDYKYILLNVPNEKIETICQILPGMKSPTVMPLAKEGWSSLHSVIREKEFWEIIERLKQNGAQGILVIPIEKMIV, from the coding sequence TTGCTGACATTAGCGGTTCAAAAATCAGGAAGATTGAGTGAGAAAACGCTTAGGTTACTGGAAGAGTGCGGAATTCAAATCGGTAACGGTGGTAAGGGAAAGTTGAAGGCCGTTTCCAGTACCTTTCCGCTTGAAATTTTGTATTTAAGAGACGACGATATTCCGGAATGTGTGGCGGACGGCATCGCCCACGTGGGTATTGTTGGCGCCAATGTGGTGTTTGAGAAGGATCGTGAAGTGGAAATTGTGGAAGGTCTGGGGTTTGCCCGCTGCCGGATGAGCATTGCCGTTCCCAAAGAGATGGATTACAAGGGGCTGGCAGACTTAAATGGTTTGAAAATCGCCACATCCTTTCCCAGAATTCTATCAAAATATCTGCAGGAAAACCACGTGCAGGCGGAGATTCATGAGATTAATGGATCGGTAGAAATCGCTCCTTCCATTGGCCTGGCCGATGTTATTTTTGATATTGTCAGCACTGGCAGTACCTTATTAAGCAATAGCCTGAAAGAAGTGGAAACGGTTTTGCATTCAGAGGCGGTTTTGATTGCCCATCCCGGGATGGATGCCGAAAAACGCGCCCTGTTAGAACAGTTGATCTTCCGCATTAAAGCGGTACTCAAGGCAAAGGATTACAAGTACATTTTGCTCAATGTGCCCAATGAGAAAATCGAAACCATTTGCCAGATTTTGCCCGGCATGAAAAGTCCGACGGTGATGCCCCTGGCAAAGGAGGGCTGGAGCTCGTTACATTCGGTTATTCGCGAAAAAGAGTTCTGGGAAATCATCGAGCGGCTAAAGCAGAACGGGGCGCAGGGCATTCTGGTTATTCCCATTGAAAAAATGATAGTATAA
- a CDS encoding EVE domain-containing protein yields the protein MKYWLFKSEPSAYSWEDLKNEAQRTVFWDGVRNYQARNLLRDEVKKGDLLFFYHSVAKPQAIVGIARVVKEASPDPTAFDPESDYFDPKSDPQHPRWYGVEIMAIQEFNPPITRDELKKIPQLENMMLLKKGSRLSIQPVTEEEWQAIIAFRRPIDL from the coding sequence ATGAAATACTGGTTGTTTAAAAGTGAACCTTCGGCCTATTCCTGGGAAGATTTGAAAAATGAAGCGCAGCGCACGGTTTTCTGGGACGGTGTGCGCAATTATCAGGCGCGCAATCTGTTGCGCGATGAGGTGAAAAAAGGCGATCTGTTGTTTTTTTACCACAGCGTTGCAAAACCGCAGGCTATTGTGGGCATTGCCCGCGTGGTTAAAGAGGCCTCTCCGGATCCCACGGCCTTCGATCCCGAATCCGACTATTTTGATCCGAAAAGCGATCCGCAACATCCCCGCTGGTACGGCGTGGAAATTATGGCCATCCAGGAATTTAATCCGCCCATTACTCGCGATGAACTCAAAAAGATTCCGCAGCTGGAAAACATGATGCTACTCAAAAAGGGCAGCCGCCTTTCCATTCAACCGGTAACAGAAGAAGAGTGGCAGGCCATCATCGCCTTCCGGCGGCCGATTGATTTGTAG